The Bifidobacterium animalis subsp. animalis ATCC 25527 genomic interval ATATACCGTCATCGGCATCTCCCCCGACGATGTGAAGGCGCTGCAGGAGTTCCGCGAGAGCAACGACCTCAACTTCATCCTGCTCTCCGACCCGGAGTTCACCGTGCACAAGCTGTACGGCGCAGCCAAGGAGCATGAGAAGGACGGCAAGAAGACCTACGAGACCATTCGTTCCACCTTCGTGCTCGACGGAGACGACAAGATCCGTTTCGCCGGCTATGACGTGAACGTCAACGGCCAGATCGACGAGCTGCTCGAGCAGATCGAGAAGATCAAGTAAGGCATTCGTTCTCGGAAGGGGTCGCGGTCATCGCCGCGGCCCCTTCCCTTTTGCCCGGCCATCGCCATCGCAATACATGCAGGGCCCCGACCTTTCATGAAAGGTCGGGGCCCTGCATGCGTCTGATCAGACGGCGGTTCCATTCTGATCGAGGTTCGGGTTGTTCTTCGAATCACCAGCCGTGAAGAACAGGCTGATCACACCGCAGGCAAAGACAGCACACACCGTGATGATCACCCACATTGGCAGGTTGGGCACCCACATGACCACGAAAAACGAGATGGCGGACACCACGATGACGATCCAGCTGAACAGACGCGCCCATTGGCGGCCGGAGTGTGGGGCGCGAAGCACCTGTGGCGGGTCGTAGTCGTCTGGATTCGTGTCGAGTGCGATCTCCTCGTACTTCTCAAGTTCGCTGCTCGATGGCTTCCACGGGCCCTTCTTGCCCTCCTTCAGCCGACGGGAACGCTCCTGCAACTGCGACTCGTCGATCATGCCACTGCGACCACGACCCTGTGTCGAGTCATACTGCGAGGGCATTCCCCCGTTGCTTTTCGAACGACGTTGCGCACGATTGGCCATGTCTTCTCCTTCGTAAAGTCCAACACCCATACTCTAGCGCACCGAGGGCATGAACTAGCGCCGTCCGGCGTGACTTAGCCCGTAGACGCAAAAGCGGTCCCGACCCGGGACCGCTTTTGCTTCGGGGGCGTGCTCCTCTGGATCAGCGGCGAGGCAACGCCATCGGGCGCTCCGAGGCGACAATGGGGGCCGGAAGCTCGGTGCATCCGGTCAGATACCTGTCGACGGCCGCAGCGCAGGAACGGCCCTCGGCGATCGCCCATACCACCAGGCTCTGGCCGCGTCCGGCATCACCGCACGAGAACACGCCATCCTGCGAGGTCTGGAATGCGTCGTCACGGGCGACGTTGCCACGACCATCGAGGTCGACCGGCAACTGCGCTTGTAGGGTTTCGGTATCCGGGTGCAGGAATCCGACCGAGATGAGCACCAAGTCGGCTGGGATCACACGTTCGGTGCCCGGTTGGCGGGTGAACGGGCCATCCTTGCCGGGGGCCACCGACACGACCTTGAGGCCGGTGACATGACCGTTCCCATCGGAGACGAAGCCCTCGGTCTGTGTATTGTCGCTCACCGTGATCTTGGCGGCGTCCTCCTCGGAACCCACGAAGTTCACCGAATCGGTGTTGTAGACGTATTCGCCGCCCTCCTCCATGGAGGAGGTCTTCTGGTAGAGGCGGGCGAAGGTCGGCCAAGGTTGGTTGTCCGGGCGCTTCGTCGGTTCCTGCGGCATGATCTGCAACACCGTCACATCCTTGGCCCCCTGGCGAATCGAAGTGCCCAGGCAGTCGGAACCGGTGTCGCCGCCGCCGATGATCACCACATGCTTGTCCTTGGCCGTGATGTCATGGATCGGCTGCTTGCCGAACACACGACGGGTCGCGTCGGGCAGGAACTCCATGGCGAAATGGATGCCGTCGAGATCGCGGCCCGGAATGCTCATATCGCGGGGAACGGTGGATCCGATGGCCACCACCACGGCGTCGAACTGGCTGCGCAGATCGTCCCAGCCGAGGTCCTTGCCGATCTCGGTGTTCGTGCGGAAGCGGGTGCCTTCGGCCTCCATCTGCTTGACTCGACGGTCGAGGAGCCCCTTTTCGAGCTTGAAATTGGGGATGCCGTAGCGCATGAGGCCGCCGACCTCGTCGTCGCGTTCGAACACGACGACGGTGTGCCCGGCACGGGTGAGCTGTTGTGCACAGGCGAGGCCGGCCGGCCCCGAGCCGACGACGGCGACGGTCTGGTCGCTCAGACGTTCGGGCGGCAGCGGCTTGACGTATTCGAGATCCCACGCCTGGTCGATGATGGTGACCTCGTCGTTCTTGATCATTGTTGGCGGCTGGTGGATGCCGAGCACGCACGCCGATTCGCACAGCGCCGGGCATATGCGCCCGGTGACCTCCGGGAAGTTGTTCGTCATGGACAGGCGATGGTAGGCGTCCTCCCATTGTCCCTGCCGCACCAGATCGTTCCATTCGGGAATGATGTTGCCCAGCGGGCAGCCCGACATACAGAACGGGGTTCCGCAATCCATGCATCGGGCGGCCTGCTCCTGCGTCCAGTCCTGCAGACCGGATTCCGCATGAACATCAAGCCAGTCCTTGATGCGTTCCTCAACGGGGCGTTCGGCCAGTTCCCTACGGGACCTCACCTTCAGGAATCCACGTGGATCACCCATGTCAGCGCGCTCCTTCCATCACGTGCTCGTAAGTTTCCTCCCACACACCGGGCTCGTTGAAATCGATGTGCTCCGCCTTGGCCTTGTCCATGGCGGCGGTCATGGCGACGAACTGCTTCGGCACGAGGTGTGTGAAGCGCTTCGCCGACTCACTCCAGTGCTCCAGCAGCTCCTTGGCGAACACGGAGCCGGTCTCGGCGGCATGGCGCTCGACCAATTCGCGAACAACAGCCGAGGCATGCTCATCAAGCGGTTCGATCTGCAGCGCGCCGGAGGCGGCCTGGGGGTTGAGCTTGTCCCTGTCAAGGTCAAGCACATACACATGGCCTCCGGAGAAGCCGGCGCCGAGATTGCGCCCAGTGGAACCGAGGATCACCACGGTGCCCCCGGTCATGTACTCGCAGCCATGGTCGCCGACCCCTTCCACCACAAAGGTGGCGCCACCGTTGCGCACGCCGAAGCGTTCGCCGGCACGGCCGGCCACGAACATCTCGCCCGAAGTGGCGCCGAATCCCAGCACATTACCTGCGATCACGTTCGTATGCGGATCGAAGGTGATCGCGTCGGTCGGCCTGATCACCATGCGGCCGCCGGACAGGCCCTTGCCTGCATAGTCGTTCGTCTCACCGACGATGCGAATCGTCTCGCCACGCGGAATGAACGCGCCGATGGATTGGCCGCCGGTGCCGTTGAGCGTCAGGTCGATTGTGTTGTCGGGCAGGCCCTCCTCGCCGTATCGCCGGGTGATCTCGTACCCGAGCATTGTGCCCACCGTGCGGTTGACGTTGCGAATGTCGGCGGTGATACGCACTGGCGTGCCGTTCTCGAGGGCATCGTGCGCCTGTTCGATGAGCACGTTGTCGAGGGCCGTATCAAGCTCATGGTTCTGTTCGATCGTCTGGTGGAGCACCGTGCCGGGAACCGGACCGCTCTGCATGAGCACATGGCCCAAGTCGATGCCCGCGGACTTCCAGCGCTCGATGGCGTCGTTCTGGTCCAGGCACTCCACATGCCCCACCGCTTCCTCGAGCGTGCGGAAGCCGAGCTGTGCGAGCAGTTCACGCACTTCCTCGGCAATGAACATCATGAAGTTCACCACATGTTCGGGTTTGCCGGTGAAGCGTGCCCTGAGCTCCGGATCCTGCGTGGCGATACCCTGTGGGCAGGTGTTCTTCTGGCATGCGCGCATCATCACACAGCCTTCCACCATAAGAGCGGTGGTGGCGAAGCCGAACTCCTCCGCTCCCAGCAGCGCCGCGATCACCACGTCACGGCCGGTCTTCAGTTCGCCGTCGCACTGGACGACGATGCGCGAGCGAAGACCATTGAGAATCAACGTCTGTTGGGTTTCCGACAGACCGATCTCCCATGGCGTGCCGGCATGGCGGATGGCGTTGAGCGGGGCCGCTCCGGTACCGCCGTCATAGCCGGAAATGAGCACCACGTCGGCATGGCACTTAGCCACACCGGCCGCAATGGTGCCCACACCGAATTCGGACACGAGTTTGACATGCACGCGAGCCTTCGGATTGGCCATCTTCGCATCGTTGATGAGCTGCTTGAGATCCTCGATGGAGTAGATGTCATGATGCGGAGGCGGCGAGATGAGCTCCACGCCAGGTGTTGCGTGGCGCACCTTGGCGATCCACGGCGGCACTTTGGCCCCCGGCAGATGGCCGCCCTCACCGGGCTTGGCTCCCTGCGCCAGTTTGATTTGCAAATCGGTGGCATGCACCAGATAATCGCTCGTCACACCGAAACGGGCGGAGGCGATCTGCTTGATTTTGCTGCACAGCTTCGGATCGTTGAGCCGTTCCGTTGATTCGCCGCCCTCGCCGGAATTGGAGCGCGCGCCAATCGAATTCATTGCGATGGCGAGCGTCTCGTGGGCTTCCTTCGAGATGGAACCATAGCTCATGGCACCCGTGGAGAATCGCTTGACGATCTCGGTGGCCGGCTCGACCTCACTGATGTCGATCGGTTTGCGCACCGTATTGAACTTCATGAGTCCACGCAGCGTCATCAGACGGTTCGATGTGTCGTTGATATGCGCGGAATAGCGCTTGAACATGTCGTAGTCGCCACGTTGGGTGGACTGCTGGAGCAGGAAGATCGCCTCGGGGTCGTTGAGATGCTCCTCACCGGTGCGGCGCCACTTGTATTCGCCGCCGGTGCGCAGCACACGGTGCGGTGTCGCCGTCCATTGGTTTGGATATGCCTCGCGGTGGCGGATCGCCACCTCCTCGGCCAGGTCGTCGAGCCCGCAGCCCTCGACACGGGATACCGTACCGGTGAAGTACTTGTCGATCACGGCGCTGTCGAGCCCGACGGCTTCGAACAGCTGTGCACCACGGTAGCTCATGATCGTGGAGACGCCCATCTTGCTCATGATCTTGAGCACGCCGGTGGAAAGCGCATTGCGCAGATTCTCGATTGCAGTCTCGGGGTCGACCGTCACATAGCCGGTGCGGGAAAGCTCCTCCACCGATTCGAATGCCAGGTACGGATTCACTGCGGCCGCGCCGTAGGCGATGAGCAGCGCCACATGGTGAATCTCACGCACATCGCCGGCCTCCACCACCATGGAGATCTGAGTCCTCGTATGCTTGCGCAGCAGGTGATGCTGTACAGCCGAGGTGAGGAGCAGCGATGGGATCGGAGCCATCATATGGTTGGAGTCGCGGTCGGAGAGCACGAGGAAGTTGCTGCCGTCGGCGATGGCCTGGTCGATTTCGGCGAAGATCTCCTCCAGACGGGTCTCCAAGGCATCGCCGCCGCCGGTGACCTGATACAGTCCCCTGATCACATACGGCTTGTAGTAGCCTCCGAGCTGTGAGGCGCGATCCAAGCGCTTGAGCTGGGCCATCTCGTCGGAGGTGAGCACCGGCTGCGGGATGATCACCTTCTTGGCATGCAGGGCACAGTCTTCGAGCAGATTCGGTTCGGGGCCGATCGCCGAGGCGATCGAGGTGACGATCTTCTCACGTTCCCAGTCAAGCGGCGGGTTCGTGACCTGTGCGAACTTCTGCATGAAGTAGTCGAACAGCATGCGACTGCGGCTGGAGAGCACGGAAAGCGGAATGTCGTTGCCCATCGAACCGAGCGGCTCCTTGCCTGTATTGGCCATGGGAGTCAGCACCATCTTGAGCTCTTCCTGCGTGTAGCCGAAGGCACGCTGACGCCGGTGCACGGAACGGCCGGAATAATTGATGTGCTGACGCTGCGGCAGCTCCTTCATCTCCACCGTGTTGTCTTCCACCCATTCCTTATAGGGATGCGCAGTTGCCAGTTCATGCTTGATCACGTCGTCTTCGATGGCCTCGCCACGCACGGTGTCGATGAGGAACATCTTGCCGGGCTCAAGACGCCCCTTGCGCACAATGTGCTCCTCACCCACCTGGGGCAGCACGCCGCTTTCCGAGGCAAGCACCACGTAGCCGTCATCGGTGATCTGCCAACGGCCCGGACGGAAGCCGTTGCGGTCAAGCAACGCCCCCACAAGCTCGCCGTCGGTGAAGACGATATCGGCTGGGCCATCCCATGGTTCAATGAGCGTGTTGTTGTATTCGTAGAATGCACGGACGTCCGGATCGAGTTCCTTGTTGTTCTCCCATGCCGGAGGCACCATCATCAAAATGGCATGTGGCAGGGAACGACCTGCAAGGTGCAATAGTTCAAGCACCTCATCGAAGGTGCCTGAATCGGAATACCCCGGCGTGAGAATAGGCAGCAGGTCCTTCATGTCGCCGAGCAGCTTTGAGCTCAGGCGTCCCTCGCGAGCTGAGAACCAGTTGCGGTTGCCTTGGATCGTGTTGATCTCACCATTATGGGCGATGAGGCGGAAGGGCTGTGCCAATGGCCAGCTCGGGAAGGTGTTCGTGGAGAAGCGCGAATGGACTATCGCGATCGTGGCCTTCATGCGCTCGTCGGACAGGTCCGGGAAGAATGGCTTCAGCTGCATCGTCGTGAGCATGCCCTTGTAGGTGATGGTCATCGACGAGAGCGATGCGAAATAGACGCCTACCTCGTGTTCGGCGCGCTTGCGCACACGGTAGACCTTGCGATCGAGATCCACGCCCGCCAAAGCCGATTGCGGATCCGCCAGCACCAGCATCTTGAACGATGGCATACTGGCCAGTGCCTGCAGTCCCAGACCATCAGGATTGGTGGGCACCACACGCCACGCCAGCACCTCAAGCCCCTCCTCGGCGGCGATCTTGGCAATGGCCTGCTCCTGCTGGCCGCTGGTGGCGATGTCACGATCCAGGAACGCGATGCCAGCCGCATAGTGCTTCGGATCCGGCAGCGGCGCATCGATGACGGCACGCATGAACTCATCGGGCATACTCATCAGAATACCGGCGCCATCACCGGTGTTCTCCTCCGCTCCGACGGCCCCGCGATGGTTGAGGTTGATCAGCACCTCGATGGCATCGTCCACGATCTTGCGTTCCGGTCTCGTGTTGAGGGTGGTGACCATACCGACACCGCAGGCATCATGCTCGGCAGCGGGATCATACATCCCCTCCGGGCGATGAATCGTCAAATCTAGCGGGCTCGCAAAAGTCACCGCAATCACCTCTCCTTCATGGCAATCCATGGGCAGTTGTCCAACTTAGGTTAGCGGGCGTCGGCCCGTTGCCGCCACTTGAGTCCACATACCGAAGAACGCACTGGATGTCAATGGGCGAATTTCACGCTCCGGAAATCTAAGCTCCATGCATTCTATTTCCCGCGTTATTACGGGAGTATGTCATGCCGTCACACGGCGAACATACGTCCGAATGATGAGATTCAGTCATGGAGGACGGCATCCATGAGCCGCTCGATCACCAGATCGTTGAGCAGTCTGCCCTGCAATGTCGCAATCAGCGCGTCGTCCGAACGGGTGAGCAATCCCTCGTTCACCAATGCGTCGATTGCCGTGGAAGGAATCTTCATACCGGTCCGTTCGGCGAAGGCGGAGACATTGAGCCCTTCCCGCAGACGAACACCGAGCATGAGCAGCTCCTCGGCGTTCTCATCGCAGTCGATGAGTTCGAAGTCCTGCCATGGCACACGACTGTGCTGAAGAGCCACCGCCCAAACTCGTGGATGAGGTATGTCCCATGCGCGCATGGACGTCCATGCATCCCGTAC includes:
- the gltB gene encoding glutamate synthase large subunit yields the protein MYDPAAEHDACGVGMVTTLNTRPERKIVDDAIEVLINLNHRGAVGAEENTGDGAGILMSMPDEFMRAVIDAPLPDPKHYAAGIAFLDRDIATSGQQEQAIAKIAAEEGLEVLAWRVVPTNPDGLGLQALASMPSFKMLVLADPQSALAGVDLDRKVYRVRKRAEHEVGVYFASLSSMTITYKGMLTTMQLKPFFPDLSDERMKATIAIVHSRFSTNTFPSWPLAQPFRLIAHNGEINTIQGNRNWFSAREGRLSSKLLGDMKDLLPILTPGYSDSGTFDEVLELLHLAGRSLPHAILMMVPPAWENNKELDPDVRAFYEYNNTLIEPWDGPADIVFTDGELVGALLDRNGFRPGRWQITDDGYVVLASESGVLPQVGEEHIVRKGRLEPGKMFLIDTVRGEAIEDDVIKHELATAHPYKEWVEDNTVEMKELPQRQHINYSGRSVHRRQRAFGYTQEELKMVLTPMANTGKEPLGSMGNDIPLSVLSSRSRMLFDYFMQKFAQVTNPPLDWEREKIVTSIASAIGPEPNLLEDCALHAKKVIIPQPVLTSDEMAQLKRLDRASQLGGYYKPYVIRGLYQVTGGGDALETRLEEIFAEIDQAIADGSNFLVLSDRDSNHMMAPIPSLLLTSAVQHHLLRKHTRTQISMVVEAGDVREIHHVALLIAYGAAAVNPYLAFESVEELSRTGYVTVDPETAIENLRNALSTGVLKIMSKMGVSTIMSYRGAQLFEAVGLDSAVIDKYFTGTVSRVEGCGLDDLAEEVAIRHREAYPNQWTATPHRVLRTGGEYKWRRTGEEHLNDPEAIFLLQQSTQRGDYDMFKRYSAHINDTSNRLMTLRGLMKFNTVRKPIDISEVEPATEIVKRFSTGAMSYGSISKEAHETLAIAMNSIGARSNSGEGGESTERLNDPKLCSKIKQIASARFGVTSDYLVHATDLQIKLAQGAKPGEGGHLPGAKVPPWIAKVRHATPGVELISPPPHHDIYSIEDLKQLINDAKMANPKARVHVKLVSEFGVGTIAAGVAKCHADVVLISGYDGGTGAAPLNAIRHAGTPWEIGLSETQQTLILNGLRSRIVVQCDGELKTGRDVVIAALLGAEEFGFATTALMVEGCVMMRACQKNTCPQGIATQDPELRARFTGKPEHVVNFMMFIAEEVRELLAQLGFRTLEEAVGHVECLDQNDAIERWKSAGIDLGHVLMQSGPVPGTVLHQTIEQNHELDTALDNVLIEQAHDALENGTPVRITADIRNVNRTVGTMLGYEITRRYGEEGLPDNTIDLTLNGTGGQSIGAFIPRGETIRIVGETNDYAGKGLSGGRMVIRPTDAITFDPHTNVIAGNVLGFGATSGEMFVAGRAGERFGVRNGGATFVVEGVGDHGCEYMTGGTVVILGSTGRNLGAGFSGGHVYVLDLDRDKLNPQAASGALQIEPLDEHASAVVRELVERHAAETGSVFAKELLEHWSESAKRFTHLVPKQFVAMTAAMDKAKAEHIDFNEPGVWEETYEHVMEGAR
- a CDS encoding glutamate synthase subunit beta, with product MGDPRGFLKVRSRRELAERPVEERIKDWLDVHAESGLQDWTQEQAARCMDCGTPFCMSGCPLGNIIPEWNDLVRQGQWEDAYHRLSMTNNFPEVTGRICPALCESACVLGIHQPPTMIKNDEVTIIDQAWDLEYVKPLPPERLSDQTVAVVGSGPAGLACAQQLTRAGHTVVVFERDDEVGGLMRYGIPNFKLEKGLLDRRVKQMEAEGTRFRTNTEIGKDLGWDDLRSQFDAVVVAIGSTVPRDMSIPGRDLDGIHFAMEFLPDATRRVFGKQPIHDITAKDKHVVIIGGGDTGSDCLGTSIRQGAKDVTVLQIMPQEPTKRPDNQPWPTFARLYQKTSSMEEGGEYVYNTDSVNFVGSEEDAAKITVSDNTQTEGFVSDGNGHVTGLKVVSVAPGKDGPFTRQPGTERVIPADLVLISVGFLHPDTETLQAQLPVDLDGRGNVARDDAFQTSQDGVFSCGDAGRGQSLVVWAIAEGRSCAAAVDRYLTGCTELPAPIVASERPMALPRR
- a CDS encoding peroxiredoxin, producing the protein MSENNIVRLNKGDKAPNFELESDEYKHYALADFKHQNVVLYFYPKAGTSVCTREAKDFRDNLERFQAEGYTVIGISPDDVKALQEFRESNDLNFILLSDPEFTVHKLYGAAKEHEKDGKKTYETIRSTFVLDGDDKIRFAGYDVNVNGQIDELLEQIEKIK